The nucleotide sequence TGCCTTAATAATGGGCCACAATGATGGCCCGCAGCAGGCCGATGAGGCGCAGAGTACCGTCGGAGAAGTCCGCCTCGCTCTGCCGGGAGGGTTTTAGGGTTCTTCGTGTTTGTGGGTGTGGGGACAAGGGCTCGGGTTGTTGTGTGGTGGTCGTTGTCGGGTCGGTGAGGATGTCGTCGGGCCGGTGTCCTGGTGCGTATGCCGTTGCCGGGCATGCCCGGGTCGTTGAGGGATCGACCGGCGTCGTCGACGCACTATCCGTTGCCCCGGTTGGATCGTCATCCTGCGGTTGGGCCGCCTTAAACGCGCTCCCAGACGGTCTCCCAGACGGTCCGAGTGACAAAACGCGGGGGAGGCTGTGGGCCCGGGGGATCACTGGAGGCCCCGGTGGGCGCCGGGAAGTCGGTGGGCGCCGGAGACGGCGTCGGGTTGGCCGCCTCGGCCTCTGCTGCGCCGGCTGGACGTTAACAACGCTACTTAACGGCCTGCTGTATACCTCGCAGCCCTTCAGCAGGCCGTTAACAGGCGTTGTTAACCCCGAAGTGGCGTTGCAAATGATCCCGCGTCGTCGACGGCCGCCCGTCGGCAGCGAGGACGCTTCCGACGGGCGCGGGACGTGCTAGGGTCGGCGCCTGACGCACGTACGCCGTTGCGAGGGCCCTCCCGGGCGAACGGTCCGCAGTCGCGGGATGAGGCTGCAGTAGGACTCAGCGTCCTCAGCCAGCGTCTGCTATCGGACCGCGCCTACCCGCACGGCGCGGCGGGGACTACAGTCTGGTGTCATGACGACTTCACCCGTAGATGCCGCCAACGATTCAGCCAACGACGCCGAAGCCCTGGTCGCCGCCACCGCCCGCGCCGCCCGCCAGGCCCAGCGCGCCCTGGCCGGGCTCAACCGGGAGCGCAAGGACGCCGCCCTGCACGCCCTGGCCGACGCGCTGGCCGCCCGCGCCGACTTGATCCTCGCTGCCAACGCCCGGGACCTCGAACGCGCCCGCGCTGCCGGCATGAAGTCGGGACTGATAGACCGCCTCGCCCTAGATGGCGATCGCATCGCGGCCATCGCCAGCTCCCTGCGCGAGATCGCCGCCCTGCCCGATCCGGTCGGCCAGATCGTGGACGGGCAGACCCTGCCCAACGGCCTGCGGGTGCGGCGTGTGCGGGTACCGCTCGGCGTGGTCGGCATGATCTATGAGGCCCGCCCCAACGTCACCGTGGATGTGGCCGCCCTGACCCTGAAGTCTGGTAACGCCGTCGTACTGCGTGGCGGTAGTGCGGCCGCGGACACCAACGCCGCCATCATCACGGTGCTGCGCGACGCCCTGACGGCGGCGGACCTGCCCGCCGACCTAGTCACCACTATCGACCCGGCGGGCCGTGCCGGCGCCACCGCCCTCATGCACGCGCGCGGCCTGATTGACGTGCTTGTACCCCGCGGCGGGGCGGGCCTGATCCGTGCGGTGGTGGAGGAGTCAAGCGTCCCGGTGATCGAGACCGGCTCAGGTAACTGCCATGTGTACGTGGATGCGGCCGCTGACCTGGCTGCTGCCGTTGAGATCATCGTCAACGCCAAGACCCAGCGGGTCGGTGTGTGCAACGCCGCCGAGACGCTGCTCGTACACCGGTCTGCCGCCTCCGCCTATCTGCCTGCTGCGGCAGACGCCCTGTGGGAGCGCGGAGTCACGCTGCACGTTGACGCCGGCGCGCGCGCCTACCTAGAGGAGCAGGCCTCCGCCCAGGGCCGCTCGGAGCTGCTGGTGGACGCCACCGAGGCGGACTGGGAAACCGAGTACGGTAGCCTGGACCTGGCGGTGCGCGTGGTTGACGCCATCGATGACGCCATCGCCCACATCGCGCAATACTCGACCGGACACACCGAGGCGATCCTGACGCAGGACGTCACGGCGATGAACCGGTTCGTCGCCGGCGTCGACTCGGCCGCTGTAATGGTTAACGCCTCCACCCGTTTTACGGACGGCGGGCAGTTGGGGCTGGGGGCTGAGCTCGGCATTTCCACCCAGAAGCTGCACGCCCGCGGGCCCATGGGCCTGGCGGCGCTCACCACCACTAAGTGGATCGTCGAGGGGGAGGGGCACGTCCGTCCCTGATCCCGGCGGCCTACTCCCCGTAGCCGGGGCGGTATCCCAGGAGGACAGAACCCGTGAATCCTGATCGTGGCAGACCGTTGGCAGTACTAGTAGCCGTCGCGGCGGCGGTGCTGCTCGTGTGCGTAGGTTTGCTGGTATTCCGTCGGCCTGCGGGTCTCGGCGACGAGCCGGGCATCGCCATGACCCCAACCGCCTCCGCTACCGCCGCGGCTGCGCGCAGTGCCGGGCCGCTGATGACGCCACCCGCAGCCACCGTCACGGCAACCCCCAGCGCCGGTAGTGACGACGACGGCGACGGTGCTGCCGCCACGCCGCAGGTGGTACAGCCGGCGCCGCCTCAGGCCGTCACCCCGCAGACGAATGGAGGTTCCGGCGCCCGCACCGATACCGATGACGATGATGACGACGACAAGGACGACGATGATGACGACGACGACAAGGACGACGACTGAGCGCAGTGCGTGCTCCCGGACGGGAGCACCGCAGGAGGAGCGCCGGGCGCCGGACCGTCAGCTCAGTCGGTAGCCGACTCCGCGTACTGTCTCCAGCCTGTCCTTGCCGAGCTTGCTGCGCAGGTAGGAGACGTAGACATCCACTACGTTGGAGCCGGGATCGAAGTCGAGTCCCCAGACGTTGGCCAGCAGCTGCTCCCGGCTGAGCACCTGGTCGGGATGACGCATGAACACCTCTGCAAGAGCGAACTCTCGCGCGGACAAGTCCACCCATTCCCCGTTCACCCGCACTCGGCGGGTGCGTATGTCTAGGGCCAGGTCCCGGTGCACCAGGAGGCCGGGATCAGGGGCGGCGGTCTCCTGAGGGCGCAGTCGCAGCCGGATGCGGGCCACGAGCTCGTCGAAGGAGAAGGGCTTGGGCAGGTAGTCGTCGGCGCCCCCCTCCAGGCCGGCCACCCGATCAGCCACGGAGGAGCGGGCGGTGAGCATGATGACCGGCGTGCTCACACCCTGACCGCGTATGCGTTCAAGCACCTCGAAACCGTCGATGTCCGGCAGGCCCACGTCAAGCAGGATGATGTCCGCCTCGCCGAGCAGTGCCATCTCTACGGCGTCCGCCCCGTTGTCCACGACTTTGGGCACGAATCCGGCGGCCTTGAGCCCCTTGGTCAGGAAGGAGGCGATACGGGCCTCGTCCTCTACGATCATTACTGCGGTCATGCGTCAAGCATGGGTGTGGTCATGGTATTCACCCGTCCCTTTCTGCCGCGCCGGGCCGTGCCGGTTCAGGGAGTCGCACGGGAATGCGCAGCGTGAAGGTTGATCCTCTCCCAATCTCGGAGGCGATGTCGAGCCCGCCGCCGTGGGCGTCGGCTATGTTCTCCACGATACTCAGCCCCAGCCCCGAGCCCGCGGCACGCCTTTGCGCCTGGGCTGTGCGGGCGAAGCGACGGCGCACCTTCTCCAGGTCCTGCGGCGCGATTCCGATGCCCTCGTCACGTACCCACACCCGCAGTTCGGTGTCCGTTCCAAAGCCTGCCCCGATCGCCGAGCCGAGCCAGATCCGGGAGTCCTCCTCGGAGTACTTAACGGCGTTAGCCGCCAGCTGCAGCCAGGCCTGGGTGATGCGTGCCGGGTCAAGCATGACCGTGCCCGATGCGCACGCCTCCAGTCGCCAGCGCCGCTCGCCCAGGGCGCTGGCCTTGTCGAACACCTGCATGGTCAGGGTCTCCGCATCCGTGGCCTCGGGGGTCACGAAGTCGCTCTGGGAGCTGCGCGCCAGCTCCAGCAGATCTCCCACCAGCGCGCTCATCCGGTCCAATTCGTCCAGGGCCAGCTCGGAGGTCTGGCGCACGTCTTCAGGGTCAGCGGGGTCGATGAGCTCCAGGTGACCGCGCACCACCGTGATGGGGGTGCGCAGCTCGTGCCCGACGTCGTCGAGCAGCTCCCGCTGGGCCTCCACCGCCCGCTGGACACGATCGAGCATGCGGTTGACTGCGGCTGCCAGTGCGGAGAGGTCATCGCGGCCGCGAACGCGCACTCTGGTGGTCAGGTCGCGCTCGTCGATTGACTCGGTGGCGTTGCGAAGCTCCCAGATGGGGCGTAGTAGCCGACCGATGCTGAGCCATGCCAGCGCGGTGACTAGCACCACCGTGACGGAGGCGGCCGCCGCGTAAAGCCGCATGGTGCGCCATACGCCCGCCTCGGCCGCGTCGAGGTCGACGGCCCGGACTAGTGCCGCTGTGGTGTGCCCGTCGGACAGAGGTACTACCAGTACCCGGTAACGGCCGGCAGCCGTCTTGACGTCGCTGATGGTGGAATTACCGGAATTCGCCATCGGCAGCAGCTGCTCGACTAGCTCGGCATCGGACTCCGGGCGCATTTCGATGCTGTCGGCAGACACCAGCCGCACGGCGCCGTCCACAATGCCCAGCTGTCCCTCGCCGGAGCCGAGCACGGAGTGGCCCATGTAGGTCTGGAGCACTTGGCCCGGATCGGTCAGCGGTGTTCCGGAGGCGGGGTCTACACCCGTGCTCGCCAGGCGTCGCAGTTCCTGGCGAGTCAGTACCAGGCGGTCGTCGATATCGGCGTGAGTGGAGCGCAGATCCAGCATCCACACGGCGGCTCCCGAGGTGGCCAGCGCCACCGAGGCAACCAGGACAATTGTCCACATGATCCGGGTGCGTATGGTCGCCCGGGAGAACGGGGCGGTGACCTTCACCCATCTATTGTGCCCGTTGCGGTCCCGATCATGCTGCTTGACCGGGACCGCAACGGGGTGTGCTTTGCCCGAGGGTGGCGTCGGCATCTATTTTCCCGGGGTACGGGCCGCCCAGGCACCACCGGGTGAGGCCACTAGCCGCAGGGACTCCCGGGTCCAGGCAGGCAGCCAAGTCTCGGCGCCGGGGCGGAAGGCGTGCACGTGGATCAGCCGGAGCCGGGAGGCCAGGTAGTACGCGGACAATCGTGGGCGGCTGGCGAGCTGGCGGCCCAGATCCTCCAGGAGGCAGGTTACCCGACCGTGCGCCGTCGTGCTGAGCCGGTTCTGAGCAAGCATCAGGTCCACGTGTGCGGCCAGGTTGCCCACGTCAAGGGCGGGCTCGGCTAGGCAGGCGGTATCGAGGTCCAGCAGGGACAGGGTATTGCCGTCCCACAGCAGCTGGGCGTCGTGCAGGTCCCGGTGGGATGCGGCTAATGGGTCGCCCGGCTGCTCCAGCACGGCGCATACCCGGGTGATAGCGTCCCCGACCCGCTCCGAGGCCATGGTAGTTCCCGCCAGTATGCCCAGGTTCAGTGCTCGCCGCCGCCAGCTGCGCAGTACCTCGGCCTCGTCGGCCCCGGTGTGCTCCGGCAGCGCCTCGGGGCGGACGACGGCGGGCCACAGCTGCACCAGCCTCTCCCAGCCGGCCATTCCCGCGTCGCCCAGGTCGCGCAGGGAGCTTCCCGGCAGCAATTCCAGGTCCAGGCGGGAGGCGGAGCGGTCCAGTACCCGAGCGGTACGCAGGCCCGCACGCACGAAAGGCCGCGCCGCCTGCGGATCCGCCAGCCGCGCGGCCCGGCCGGGACGCACCAGCTTGCGCACCCGGTCCTGCCCGAGCACTACGGCCCGGCGGCCTGCGCGGTGGACGACCAGGCGCCCGTCACCGTGCGGGTACAGCAGCCGGGCAGACAGATCGGGTAGTGCCGGGTCCTGCGCGTAGGCCAGGGTGTCCACGCTCCCACCGGCGTCGATCCGCCCGGCCCGCAGGCGCCCATCGGAGTCCCTGGCCTCAAAGACCAGGCCGCGGTCCCGATCCGGCCAGGCCCGCTCCAGTCCGGGCAGGGCGCGCAGCGCTGCCACAGCCGGTGTGGGAGCGGCGCCTTGCGTGCCTGAAGTGCTCATGATGCCTCCTGGGAGCAGTCACGGTAGGAGCCCTGGTCAGCGGCGGACCCCTTACCTGCGTAATACGCTGCCGCCAGCGCCTCGATCCGGTCCGCCTCCAGCGCGATCCGGCGGCGCCAATGCGGATCACCGTGACGCAGCGGGTCCTGAATGCGCGCCAGCCGGGCGCGAGCGACGGCAGCCAGGAGCTCGGTCCGGGACGGCAGGCTACCGCCGGCGTCGGCGTATCCCTCCAGCAGCGCGTTGCCGGCCTCGGCGCAGGCCACGGCCAGGTAGGAGCCCAGGTCGAGCGCCGCGGGCGCCAGCCGGACACGGTCGAAGTCGGTCAGCCAGATCTCGCCGGTGCTGCGCTCCAGGAGCACCTGATCGGGGGAGGCGTCGCCGTGGGCGAGCACCTTCGGTCCCCGCAGCGTCCGGCCCGGCAGGAGCTCGCCGAGTCGGCGCACCCGGGCGGCCAGGGCCGGGTCGAGGTGATTGAGGATGCGCGTGTGCATCAGGGCCAGGGCCTGGGAGTCGGAGTCGTCGTCGTCAAGATCCCGGCGCAGTGCAGCGGGCAGGTCGGCAGTGGCGGCGTGCAGGGCTGCCAGGGCGGCCCCGGCGCGGGCTGTGGCAGCCGGATCGTGGTGGCGGCTCAGGTCCGTGTCGCCGACGAAGCGCTGGAGGCTGATGTGCCCGGATACGGCTCCGCCCGGATCGGGGGGTGCCGGCGGCACGGGGACGTATCGGCCGGCGAACTCCTGCAGCGCCTCGCTGCGGCGCTGCGAGCCGGCAGTCACCCGCACCACGCCGCGGGACGTGCGGGCAACCAGGCGGCGCAGCGGGTTGTAGCGCAACAGGTTGCCCTCCAGGCCTGCCAACAGATCCTCGCTGCGGGCCAAGGCTATGTGCTTGGCGAGGCTTGGATCGGCGGCAACCTCACCGGCCTGGAACAGCAGCCCGTCCCCGGTGTCGTACTGGGTGGTGCGCAGCCCCAGGCGCTCGGCTCGGCGAGCGGCCTTGCCGGCCTTGTCACGACTGGCAGGCCACAGCAGTCGGGCCCAGCCCGCACTGCGGTCACGGCCCGCCTGCAGCAGGGAGACGGTGACTGACACGCCGGGCTTGATACGCACCCGGGCGGCTCTTACTGGCGCTTGTACGAGCTCACTGAGGCGGTCCGGATCCAGCACCGCGTCCACGGCGTTGCGGGTGCTACTGATGTACATGGGTCCTCCTACTCGTGTCGCCGTGATGGCTTTCTCGTGCGATTACGGTTCGGGTCGGCCATGCGGCGCCCACCCGCGTCGGTACCCGGATCGTCGGTGGTCAGCAGCTCCTTCTGGGCGGCGCCGGCGGCAGCCCAGGCGCGGAAGGCCGCAGACTCGTCCAGGAGCTGCTGCGGCGGGCCGTCGAGACGGACCTGACCGTCCTCGATCCACACCACCCGGTCGGCGCGCATGGCGACTTCGGTCTCATGCGTGACCGCCAGCAGGGTGCGCCCGCGTGAGAGCCGGTCGACGGCGTCGAGCACTGCCGTGGAGGAGGCCGGATCCAGGCCGGTGGTGGCCTCGTCGAGGATGACCACCGGGGCGTCGCGCAGCAGGGCCCGCACAATGGCGACGCGCTGGCGCTGCCCGCCGGAAAGGGTGCCGCCGCGTTCGCCGACGACCGTGTCGTAGCCGTCGGGCAGGGAGGCGATGAACTCGTGCGCCCCAGCCGCCACGGCGGCGGCCTCGATCTCGGCATCGGTCGCCTCCGGCCGGCCCATGCGGATGTTCTCGCGGATGGTGTCGGCGAATAGCACCGCCTCCTGGTGCAGCACGGAGACCTGGGCACGCAGCTCGGTCAGGTCCAGGCTGGTCAGGTTGTGACCGTCCAGGCGCACCCTGCCGTCCGCCGGGTCGAGCGCCCGCACCACCAGCGAGGTCAGGGTGGACTTGCCCGAGCCCGAGGGGCCGATGATGGCCACGTGCTCGCCGGCTCCGATCTGCAGATTTACCCCGTGCAGGATCTCGTTGCCGTCATACTCCGTGACCACGTCCTCGAATGCCAGGGAGCCGCGCACATGCCCGAGCGGCACCGGATCGACGGGGGAGACGATGTCTGGGTGCACGTCCATGAGGTTGGCGACCCGCTCTCCGGAGGCCGCGGCCCGGGCGATGCGGCCGGTGTACTTGGCCATATCGCGCAACGGCTTCATGGTGGTGCGCAGATAGGTGTTGAACAGGACCAGGTCACCTGGGGTCATGGCCCCGGCTAGGACTCGCAGTCCGCCGCCCACCAGTACTACCGCCGAGGCCAGGCCCACGATCACATCGGTGGTGCGCTCCAGGCGAGCAGCCAGCCGCAGGGAGCGCACACCAGCGTGTAGTGAATTCTGGTTGGCGTTGACGAAGCGGTCCTCGACGATCGGCTCCAACCCGTAGGCCTGCACCACCTTGATGGTGCTCAGCGCCTCCTGGGCGGTGTTAGCCAGCTGCCCCTCGGACTTGCGGGTGCGGCGGGCCGCAGAGGTGATCTTCTTGGAGCTGCCGGAGGAGGTCAGGAAGAACAGGCTGATCGCGGCTACCACCACCAGTGACAGCAGTGGGTCCAGCCAGACCATCACGCCGAGCATGACCGTCAGGGTGAGCACATTGGCGGCCAGAGGCAGCCCTGCTGTTACCGCCACGTCCTGCATGCGGGCCACGTCGGACACGAGCCGCTGGACCGTGTCGGCGGAGCGGTTACGGGAGTGGAACTGCTGGGAGAGCGTCTGCACGTGGTGGAAGACGCGGCGTCGTAGCGCAATTGCGGTGCGGGACCCGGCCAGTGCGAAGGACACAGTGGCCAGGTAGTTGCACAGCGCCCGCATGGCGACGATCGCAATGAGCGCTGCCCCCAGCCCGAGCAGGCGTGCCAGGTTGGCGGGCGCGTAACCGGTTGCGGCTCCCAGCGAGGACAGCACCGAGTCGATCACGATCTTCATGGGCCAGGGCTCGGCCACGCGGAAGGCCACCTCGGCCAGCAGTGCGATGGTGCCGCCCGCCACCAGTTTCGCCTGCGGCCGCAGGTCCGGAGCCACCAGTCGCAGGGTGCGGCTCAGCGCGGAGCGGGTAATCTGCGGCTCAGGCATGCTGCGCCTCCGTCAGGGTCAGTATCTGAGCGACGACGGCGTCCCAGCTATGGTGCTTCTCCGCGCGACGTCGGCCCAGCTCCCCGCGCCGCGCGCGCAACTGCGGGGCAACGGCGAGTGCGTCCAGGGCAGCGGCCAGGGCCGCAGGGTTCGATGGCGGCACCAGCATCCCGATGCCGTCCAGCAGCCGGGGCAGCTGGCCTACGGCGGAGGCGACCACTGGCAGTCCGGCCGCCAGGTACTCCAGCACCTTGAGCGGGGAGAAGTACTGCTCATCCTCTCCACCCAGGTCCGGGTAGGGGGCGACGCCGACGGCGCTGCCGGCCAGTGCGGCAGGAATCTCCTGGGGAGCGAGCGCCCCCCGGAAGTCAACGTCGAGGCCGAGTTCCTCCGCCTGGGCGTGCAGCGCGTCGCGCTCCGGCCCGTCACCGATGATGCGCAGGGTCCAGCTCTCCTTGGCCAGGGATGCTGCGCGCAGCAGGTCTGCTACGCCGTGCCACGGCTTGAGCGTTCCCACGAAGGCGACGACGACGCCGTCGGGGTCCTCGGGGAAGGGGCGGATACGGTCGGGGTTGACCCCGTTGGGGATGGTCACCGCCCGCGGGGCGTCGACGTGGCCGTGTACCCAGCGGCGTACCGGCTCGGAGACGCATACGGTGGTGCGGGCGGCGCGCACCTGGGCGCGCAGGGCGGTGACCGCACCCTCCTCGTTCACCAGCTCACGGTGCTGACGCTGCTCGTCGATAAGCGGGGAGTTGACCTCCAGCACGCCGGGGATGCCGGCCGCGGCCAGCTGCGCCAGGGCGCTGGAGAACAGGGAGTAGCGCTCGTAGACCAGGTCGGCGCCGTCGGTGAGCGCCTGCTGTGCCAGTAGGCGGGAGGCCTCCGCCTGGGCGTCTTCGCGCGCGGCTGCATCGTCGGCGTTTACCCGGGTGATGTGCACGGGAAGGTCGGTCAGGTCCGCCGGCACCAGGTTGCCGCGGCGCACCGCGTACACGGTGACTACGTGGCCGGCGCGCCGCAGGGCCCGCACGACTTCCTGAATATGGACGGACGCGCCCTTGGCGCCGAATACGGGCACGCCGGGGTCGGCGCAGATGTAGGCGATACGCATCAGTGAACCTCCTCAAGCTCGGGGTTTGACTGCCAGGCGGAAAGGACTGCTGCCTGGCTGCGGGAGTCGAAGTCCCGCTCGATCAGGGCGCGGGCGTTGCGGGCCAGCGGTGCTGGGTCGACAGTGCCCTCCGCCAGTTCCCGCAGGGCGCGTGCGAGGGCCTGCGGGTTGCTGTGCGGCAGCAGGATCCCGGTGTCGCCGTCGCGGATGACCTCCGGCAGCCCGGTGACCTCGGTGGCGATTACGGGTGTGCCGCAGGCCATGGACTCCAGCACCACCGTGGGCAGGCCGTCGATATTGCCGTCCTCAGCAGGCTTGCTGGGCGCGGCAAACACCTGGGCGCGGCCCAGCAGGGCGCGCACCTCCGCCTGGGTGAGCGGACCCAGCAGATTGACGCGGTCTTCCAGTCCTAGGGCGGTGATCTGCCCGGCCAGGCGGTCGTGCTCCTCGCCCTCGCCGGCAATGTCCACCACGACCGGTACGCCGGCCTTGGTCAGGATGCCGACGGCGTCGATGAGGTCATCGAAGCCCTTCTTGGCCACCAGCCGCCCCACCGCCGCGACGTGCAGCGGGCCGTCAGCGGGTGCCGGGGGACGGAAGGGGAAGCGGTCGAGCTCCAGGGCGTTGTACCGCAGCTCGATGCGTGCTCCGGTGCCGGCGAGCAGCGAGTGCAGGTAGCGCTCGTTGTAACGGCTGATGGCGATGACCCGGTCAGCATCGGCGCAGATTCGCCGCAGCCACAGCTGGTCGACCGACTCGTGGAAGATGTCCTTGGCGTGGGTGGTCACCGTGTAGGGGATACCGCTCAGCCGGGAGGCGATCCAGACCACGCGGCCCGCTAGGGAGGCGAAGTGCGCGTGCAGGTGGGTGATGCCGGCGTCGCGGGCGCTGCGGGCCAGTGCCGCACCCTGGGCAACCTCGTCTCCGGGCAGGTCGGCCACTGCGGGGAGGATCTCCGCCAGGCGGGTGCGCATGTCCGGCTCGTTGACCGAGCCGGCCAGCTGCTCCCACATGTCAATGGCACGGCGCGGGCGCGGAACCCAGTTCACCTGTGCCCTGACGCGGGCGATCTCGGGGTGAAAGCGGGAGTCGGTGGTGGGGCGCAGCGCGAAGATCGTCAGGTCGTCGCCCAGCGCCTCCCGGGCGAGCATCTCAGTGACCACGAAGGTTTCTGAGAAACGGGGGTAGACCTTGAGTACGTAACCGATGCGGGTCATGACGCTATCTCCTGAAAAGAGCTTGGGGAGGTGAGTTGAGTACGTAGCAGCGCGGCGGCGCGGCGAGCGGCGACGGACAGCCCGTCGGTGTCGAGGTGGGTGCGGGGCATCCGCCGAGTAACGGCCCCTGCGGCCCAGACGCTGAGCTTCTTTGGGCTGAGCTCGTTGGTGCGCATGACGTCGACGGCCTTGACCTGCTCAAGGGCGCGAGCGCGGATCAGCTGCTCAAGCCGTGGCTGCTCACGGGGAACGATGAGCGCGGGAGTGCCGGTGGCCAGGATCTCGCAGGAGGTGTTGTAGCCACCCATCGCCACTACCGCGGAGGCGCGCTCAATCCACCGGCTCAGCCCGGGTAGTGAACGGTGCACCTCGGTGGCGGGACCGGCGGCGGTGTGCACGGCGTCGAAGCCGGCCTCGTCCAACTGGGGTCCGGTGACCAGCACGTGGCGGTAGCCGGGCGGCGGGGTCATGCGGGCGGCACTGCGCAGCAGCTCGAAGCCGTCTGAGCCGCCGCCGACGGTGGTCAGGATGAACGGGTCCGATGGCACCCTGCGGCCGTGGTCGAGCTGGCTGCGGCCGTTGGCCAGGTAGCCGGTGAACACGGCACGATCACGCAGGGACATGGGGATCTCACCGGTTGCGATGGGATCGTGCACGGCGGGATCGCCATAAACCCACACCTCGTCGATCAGCTCGCGCAGGTTGGCGGGAGTGTCCAGGTTGCGCCACTCGGCGGCGGCGACCTCTGGCGCGTCGAGTACTTCGCGCAGGCCGAGCACGATTCGGGTGCGCGGGGACGTGGCGCGCAGGTGCTTCAGGGGAGCGCGCAGCTCCTTTCGGACACCGTAGATGTGGCGGTCTACGATCACCAGGTGCGGGGCGAAGCGTTGCAGGGCGGAGGCCACTAGCCCCGAGCGCAGCGTCGCTAGCGAGTCGGGCGTGCCCCGCAAGCCGCGCGGCCGGTAGCCGCCGGAGCTCTTCGTGAATCCCGGCAGAACCAGCCAGTCGAAGCCGGCGGGCAGGGAGAAACCGGGGGCCGGCGACACTCCGGCCACTAAGAGGCCGGTGACGGAGGCTCCGGTGAGGGCGGGCAGGTCTGCGGCGAGCCTGTGCGCCAGCGCCAGATTGCGGCGCAGGTGCCCCAGCCCCTGGGCGTCGTGGCTGTAGAGCACCACCCGGATGCTTGGCGGGCTGGGACGCAGGGTCAGGGCGTGTGAGGATGTCGCGGCGTTAGCCGGTGGAACGGGCACGGGGCCGTGTACGCCGGCCGGTAGCACTGAGGGGTACGGCGCAGTCTGCCTCGCGTGCGGCGTCAGGGCGTGTACTGCGCGCGGCAGGTGGGGCTTCAGCGCTTGTGTCAGGGGAGATTCACTAGTCATGGGAGTCTTCTTTCCAATCGCCTGGCGGCTTCGGTTAATAGACTCCTGCGGGCTCAGAAGGTGACGATGAGATGACTATGAGAGTTCTCTAAGACGGCGTACCGGCCCGTCACCGGGGCCTGCGAAACGCCTGGGCCGGCAGCCTTTGCCCGGCCCGGACGCATGTAGGAGGGCGCCCGAGGTGATGCTCGGGCGCCCTCCTGGGCCTGCTGCACTCCGGATCGTCAGCCTGGACTCCGGACTTTGGCCGGGTCAGCCGACGGGACCTAAGGCGCCGGCGCGTTCGCCGGTCAGACGATGAACGGGGCGGCTAGGAAGCCCAGTGCCACGCACACGATGATGGCGGCGGTGCCCGGAAGCACGAAGGGGTGGTTGAGAACCATCTTGCCCACTCGTGTGGATCCGGTGTCGTCCATCTCCATGGCGGCAACCGTCGTCGGGTAGTTGGGGAGCAGGTAGTAGTTCGCCACGGCTGGGTAGGAGGCAACCAGCGCAGTCCCCGGAAGGCCCAGGGCGACCATCAGAGGCATGAACGCCCGGGTGGTGGCGGCGTGCGAGAACATCAGCGGCGCGGCGAAGTAGAAGAACACCGCAACCAGCCACGGCGCGGCCTGGAACGGGCCGGACAGGGCGTTGGAGATGGTCTCCTCGTACTGGTTGACAAAGGCATTGCCAAGCCAGGCAAGACCCAGGATGCACACGGCGGCTGTCATACCGGCACGGAAGGTGTCCTGGGTGGCGATCTGGGTGGTCGGCTTCTTAGCCGCAGCGCAAATGACCGCGGCGGTAGCCAGCATGATGGTCATGATCGCCGGGGTGGAGCCCATCGGCGGGTCGGACATGATGCCCAGCTCGGGGGAGGAGATGGTGGCGTAGGTAACCACCGCAATGAGGGCGCCCAGGAAGATGAACAGGCTGGGGACTGCACTGGGAGCCGCCTGGTAGTTGGCTGCCGCGGCAGCCGAGGGCTTGACCAGGCCCTTGGCCTTGCGCTCGATGTAGACCGGGTCGTCCTCAAGCTCGCTGCCCTGGAAGTAGGCGACGAC is from Actinomyces sp. 432 and encodes:
- a CDS encoding glycosyltransferase family protein, producing MTSESPLTQALKPHLPRAVHALTPHARQTAPYPSVLPAGVHGPVPVPPANAATSSHALTLRPSPPSIRVVLYSHDAQGLGHLRRNLALAHRLAADLPALTGASVTGLLVAGVSPAPGFSLPAGFDWLVLPGFTKSSGGYRPRGLRGTPDSLATLRSGLVASALQRFAPHLVIVDRHIYGVRKELRAPLKHLRATSPRTRIVLGLREVLDAPEVAAAEWRNLDTPANLRELIDEVWVYGDPAVHDPIATGEIPMSLRDRAVFTGYLANGRSQLDHGRRVPSDPFILTTVGGGSDGFELLRSAARMTPPPGYRHVLVTGPQLDEAGFDAVHTAAGPATEVHRSLPGLSRWIERASAVVAMGGYNTSCEILATGTPALIVPREQPRLEQLIRARALEQVKAVDVMRTNELSPKKLSVWAAGAVTRRMPRTHLDTDGLSVAARRAAALLRTQLTSPSSFQEIAS
- a CDS encoding ABC transporter ATP-binding protein is translated as MPEPQITRSALSRTLRLVAPDLRPQAKLVAGGTIALLAEVAFRVAEPWPMKIVIDSVLSSLGAATGYAPANLARLLGLGAALIAIVAMRALCNYLATVSFALAGSRTAIALRRRVFHHVQTLSQQFHSRNRSADTVQRLVSDVARMQDVAVTAGLPLAANVLTLTVMLGVMVWLDPLLSLVVVAAISLFFLTSSGSSKKITSAARRTRKSEGQLANTAQEALSTIKVVQAYGLEPIVEDRFVNANQNSLHAGVRSLRLAARLERTTDVIVGLASAVVLVGGGLRVLAGAMTPGDLVLFNTYLRTTMKPLRDMAKYTGRIARAAASGERVANLMDVHPDIVSPVDPVPLGHVRGSLAFEDVVTEYDGNEILHGVNLQIGAGEHVAIIGPSGSGKSTLTSLVVRALDPADGRVRLDGHNLTSLDLTELRAQVSVLHQEAVLFADTIRENIRMGRPEATDAEIEAAAVAAGAHEFIASLPDGYDTVVGERGGTLSGGQRQRVAIVRALLRDAPVVILDEATTGLDPASSTAVLDAVDRLSRGRTLLAVTHETEVAMRADRVVWIEDGQVRLDGPPQQLLDESAAFRAWAAAGAAQKELLTTDDPGTDAGGRRMADPNRNRTRKPSRRHE
- a CDS encoding glycosyltransferase, encoding MTRIGYVLKVYPRFSETFVVTEMLAREALGDDLTIFALRPTTDSRFHPEIARVRAQVNWVPRPRRAIDMWEQLAGSVNEPDMRTRLAEILPAVADLPGDEVAQGAALARSARDAGITHLHAHFASLAGRVVWIASRLSGIPYTVTTHAKDIFHESVDQLWLRRICADADRVIAISRYNERYLHSLLAGTGARIELRYNALELDRFPFRPPAPADGPLHVAAVGRLVAKKGFDDLIDAVGILTKAGVPVVVDIAGEGEEHDRLAGQITALGLEDRVNLLGPLTQAEVRALLGRAQVFAAPSKPAEDGNIDGLPTVVLESMACGTPVIATEVTGLPEVIRDGDTGILLPHSNPQALARALRELAEGTVDPAPLARNARALIERDFDSRSQAAVLSAWQSNPELEEVH
- a CDS encoding glycosyltransferase family 4 protein: MRIAYICADPGVPVFGAKGASVHIQEVVRALRRAGHVVTVYAVRRGNLVPADLTDLPVHITRVNADDAAAREDAQAEASRLLAQQALTDGADLVYERYSLFSSALAQLAAAGIPGVLEVNSPLIDEQRQHRELVNEEGAVTALRAQVRAARTTVCVSEPVRRWVHGHVDAPRAVTIPNGVNPDRIRPFPEDPDGVVVAFVGTLKPWHGVADLLRAASLAKESWTLRIIGDGPERDALHAQAEELGLDVDFRGALAPQEIPAALAGSAVGVAPYPDLGGEDEQYFSPLKVLEYLAAGLPVVASAVGQLPRLLDGIGMLVPPSNPAALAAALDALAVAPQLRARRGELGRRRAEKHHSWDAVVAQILTLTEAQHA